One Equus caballus isolate H_3958 breed thoroughbred chromosome 17, TB-T2T, whole genome shotgun sequence DNA window includes the following coding sequences:
- the TRIM13 gene encoding E3 ubiquitin-protein ligase TRIM13 isoform X1, which translates to MPEKDVMELLEEDLTCPICCSLFDDPRVLPCSHNFCKKCLEGILEGNVRNSLWRLSPFKCPTCRKETSATGVNSLQVNYSLKGIVEKYNKIKISPKMPVCKGHLGQPLNIFCLTDMQLICGICATRGDHTKHVFCSIEDAYAQERDAFESLFQSFETWRRGDALSRLDTLETSKRKSLQLLTKDSDKVKEFFEKLQHTLDQKKNEILSDLETMKLAVMQAYDPEINKLNTILQEQRMAFNIAEAFKDVSEPIIFLQQMQEFREKIKVIKETPLPPSNLPTSPLMKNFDTSQWEDIKLVDVDKLSLPQDTGTFISKIPWSFYQLFVVVILLGLLIFFGPTIFLEWSLFDEFATWKDHLSNFSSYLTKSADFVELSVFSWEQVTDWFFIFSERFKNFTLVVLNNVAEFVCKYKLL; encoded by the exons ATGCCAGAAAAG GATGTGATGGAGCTGCTTGAAGAAGATCTCACCTGCCCAATTTGTTGCAGTCTGTTTGATGATCCTCGAGTTTTGCCTTGCTCGCACAACTTTTGCAAAAAATGCTTAGAAGGGATCTTAGAGGGGAATGTGAGGAATTCCTTGTGGAGATTATCTCCATTCAAGTGCCCCACATGCCGTAAGGAAACTTCAGCTACTGGAGTCAATAGCCTGCAGGTTAATTACTCCCTGAAGGGTATTGTGGAGAAGTATAACAAGATCAAGATCTCTCCCAAAATGCCAGTGTGCAAAGGACACTTGGGGCAGCCTCTCAACATTTTCTGCCTGACTGATATGCAGCTGATTTGTGGGATCTGTGCTACTCGTGGTGACCACACCAAGCATGTCTTCTGTTCTATTGAAGATGCCTATGCTCAGGAAAGGGATGCCTTTGAGTCCCTCTTCCAGAGCTTTGAGACCTGGCGTCGGGGTGATGCTCTTTCTCGCTTGGATACCTTGGAAACTAGCAAAAGGAAATCTCTACAGTTACTGACTAAAGATTCAGATAAAGTGAAGGAGTTTTTTGAGAAGTTACAACACACATTAGatcaaaagaagaatgaaatcctgTCTGACTTGGAGACCATGAAACTTGCAGTTATGCAAGCCTATGACCCAGAGATCAACAAACTCAACACCATCTTGCAGGAACAACGAATGGCCTTTAACATTGCTGAGGCTTTCAAAGACGTGTCAGAACCTATCATATTTCTACAACAGATGCAGGAGttcagggagaaaataaaagtaatcaaGGAAACTCCTTTACCTCCCTCTAATTTGCCCACAAGCCCTTTAATGAAGAACTTTGATACCAGTCAATGGGAAGACATAAAACTAGTAGATGTGGATAAACTTTCTTTGCCTCAAGACACTGGCACTTTCATTAGCAAGATTCCCTGGAGCTTTTATCAGTTATTTGTGGTAGTCATTCTGCTTggccttctcattttctttggtcCTACCATATTCCTAGAATGGTCTTTATTTGATGAATTTGCAACTTGGAAAGACCATCTTTCAAACTTCAGTTCCTATCTGACTAAATCAGCTGATTTTGTAGAACTGTCAGTTTTTTCCTGGGAACAGGTGACAGAttggtttttcattttcagtGAAAGATTCAAGAATTTTACTTTGGTGGTGCTGAACAATGTGGCAGAATTTGTGTGcaaatataaactattatga
- the TRIM13 gene encoding E3 ubiquitin-protein ligase TRIM13 isoform X2 — MELLEEDLTCPICCSLFDDPRVLPCSHNFCKKCLEGILEGNVRNSLWRLSPFKCPTCRKETSATGVNSLQVNYSLKGIVEKYNKIKISPKMPVCKGHLGQPLNIFCLTDMQLICGICATRGDHTKHVFCSIEDAYAQERDAFESLFQSFETWRRGDALSRLDTLETSKRKSLQLLTKDSDKVKEFFEKLQHTLDQKKNEILSDLETMKLAVMQAYDPEINKLNTILQEQRMAFNIAEAFKDVSEPIIFLQQMQEFREKIKVIKETPLPPSNLPTSPLMKNFDTSQWEDIKLVDVDKLSLPQDTGTFISKIPWSFYQLFVVVILLGLLIFFGPTIFLEWSLFDEFATWKDHLSNFSSYLTKSADFVELSVFSWEQVTDWFFIFSERFKNFTLVVLNNVAEFVCKYKLL, encoded by the coding sequence ATGGAGCTGCTTGAAGAAGATCTCACCTGCCCAATTTGTTGCAGTCTGTTTGATGATCCTCGAGTTTTGCCTTGCTCGCACAACTTTTGCAAAAAATGCTTAGAAGGGATCTTAGAGGGGAATGTGAGGAATTCCTTGTGGAGATTATCTCCATTCAAGTGCCCCACATGCCGTAAGGAAACTTCAGCTACTGGAGTCAATAGCCTGCAGGTTAATTACTCCCTGAAGGGTATTGTGGAGAAGTATAACAAGATCAAGATCTCTCCCAAAATGCCAGTGTGCAAAGGACACTTGGGGCAGCCTCTCAACATTTTCTGCCTGACTGATATGCAGCTGATTTGTGGGATCTGTGCTACTCGTGGTGACCACACCAAGCATGTCTTCTGTTCTATTGAAGATGCCTATGCTCAGGAAAGGGATGCCTTTGAGTCCCTCTTCCAGAGCTTTGAGACCTGGCGTCGGGGTGATGCTCTTTCTCGCTTGGATACCTTGGAAACTAGCAAAAGGAAATCTCTACAGTTACTGACTAAAGATTCAGATAAAGTGAAGGAGTTTTTTGAGAAGTTACAACACACATTAGatcaaaagaagaatgaaatcctgTCTGACTTGGAGACCATGAAACTTGCAGTTATGCAAGCCTATGACCCAGAGATCAACAAACTCAACACCATCTTGCAGGAACAACGAATGGCCTTTAACATTGCTGAGGCTTTCAAAGACGTGTCAGAACCTATCATATTTCTACAACAGATGCAGGAGttcagggagaaaataaaagtaatcaaGGAAACTCCTTTACCTCCCTCTAATTTGCCCACAAGCCCTTTAATGAAGAACTTTGATACCAGTCAATGGGAAGACATAAAACTAGTAGATGTGGATAAACTTTCTTTGCCTCAAGACACTGGCACTTTCATTAGCAAGATTCCCTGGAGCTTTTATCAGTTATTTGTGGTAGTCATTCTGCTTggccttctcattttctttggtcCTACCATATTCCTAGAATGGTCTTTATTTGATGAATTTGCAACTTGGAAAGACCATCTTTCAAACTTCAGTTCCTATCTGACTAAATCAGCTGATTTTGTAGAACTGTCAGTTTTTTCCTGGGAACAGGTGACAGAttggtttttcattttcagtGAAAGATTCAAGAATTTTACTTTGGTGGTGCTGAACAATGTGGCAGAATTTGTGTGcaaatataaactattatga